In a genomic window of Mycolicibacterium neoaurum VKM Ac-1815D:
- a CDS encoding ABC transporter substrate-binding protein/permease: MTSMLRRTGHLVLALVLAFLVCAVGMAAPAGADQCAPPGIDSASALPTNLAAAAQGPGADKYTTAGVEPLDRVDVNALGLGTPGVLTVGTLSDAPPSICINAGGQFTGFDNEVLRAVAEKLGLRVNFVGTDFSGLLAQVASGRFDVGSSSITTTDARRKTVGFTNGYDFGYFSLVVPAGSSITSFSQLGAGQRIGVVQGTVQEAYVVDTLGLDPVKFPDYNTVYGSLKTRQIDAWVAPSQQAVGTVQPGDPATIIENTFSLDNFVAYAVAKENRPLIDALNAGLDAVIADGTWARLYTDWVPRALPPGWKPGSKAAPEPQLPDFAQIAAERAPAEPAAPAARKSVLGQLADTFLDWDLYRQAIPDLFKTGLPNTLLLTAGAAVIGVVLGLLLAVAGISRSRLLRWPARVYTDIFRGLPEVVIILIIGLGIGPIVGELTGNNPYPLGIAALGLMSAAYVGEIFRSGIQSVETGQMEASRALGFSYSESMKLVIIPQGIRRVLPALVNQFISLLKASSLVYFLGLVANQRELFQVGRDLNAQTGNLSPLVAAGLFYLALTIPLTHLVNVIDARLRTGKQPAPVQQEMI; encoded by the coding sequence ATGACCTCGATGCTCCGCCGGACCGGGCACCTGGTGCTCGCGCTGGTGCTCGCGTTTCTGGTGTGCGCGGTCGGCATGGCCGCCCCGGCCGGTGCCGACCAATGCGCCCCACCGGGTATCGACAGTGCCAGCGCGCTGCCGACCAACCTGGCCGCCGCCGCGCAGGGCCCGGGCGCCGACAAGTACACCACCGCCGGTGTCGAACCGCTCGATCGCGTCGATGTCAATGCGCTGGGGCTCGGCACACCGGGAGTACTGACGGTCGGCACGCTCTCGGATGCCCCGCCCAGCATCTGCATCAACGCGGGCGGGCAGTTCACCGGCTTCGACAACGAGGTGCTGCGCGCGGTCGCCGAGAAGCTGGGTCTGCGGGTCAACTTCGTCGGCACCGACTTCTCCGGGCTGCTGGCGCAGGTGGCCTCCGGCCGCTTCGACGTGGGCTCGTCGTCGATCACCACCACCGACGCCCGGCGCAAGACCGTCGGATTCACCAACGGCTACGACTTCGGTTACTTCTCCCTCGTCGTGCCGGCCGGCTCGTCGATCACCAGCTTCTCCCAGCTCGGAGCCGGACAACGCATCGGCGTGGTCCAGGGCACCGTGCAGGAGGCCTACGTCGTCGACACCCTCGGCCTGGACCCGGTGAAGTTCCCCGACTACAACACCGTCTACGGCAGCCTCAAGACCCGCCAGATCGACGCTTGGGTGGCGCCGTCGCAGCAGGCGGTCGGCACCGTACAGCCCGGCGATCCCGCGACGATCATCGAAAACACCTTCAGTCTGGACAATTTCGTCGCCTACGCGGTCGCCAAGGAGAACCGGCCGCTGATCGACGCGCTCAACGCCGGACTCGACGCCGTCATCGCCGACGGCACGTGGGCACGGTTGTACACCGACTGGGTGCCCCGCGCCCTGCCGCCGGGGTGGAAACCGGGATCAAAGGCCGCCCCGGAGCCCCAACTTCCCGACTTCGCACAGATCGCCGCCGAGCGGGCACCGGCCGAACCGGCCGCGCCGGCGGCCCGAAAATCCGTGCTGGGGCAGCTGGCCGACACCTTCCTCGACTGGGATCTGTACCGCCAGGCCATCCCCGACCTGTTCAAGACCGGCCTGCCCAACACCCTGCTGCTAACCGCCGGTGCGGCCGTGATCGGCGTCGTGCTCGGGCTGTTGCTTGCCGTCGCCGGCATCTCCCGGTCCCGCTTGTTGCGCTGGCCCGCCCGGGTGTACACCGACATCTTCCGCGGTCTTCCCGAGGTGGTGATCATCCTCATCATCGGTCTCGGGATCGGGCCCATCGTCGGCGAACTGACGGGCAACAACCCCTATCCACTCGGTATCGCCGCGCTGGGGCTGATGTCGGCGGCCTACGTCGGAGAGATCTTCCGGTCGGGAATCCAGAGCGTCGAGACCGGACAGATGGAGGCCTCGCGCGCACTGGGTTTCAGCTATTCGGAGTCCATGAAACTGGTCATCATCCCGCAGGGGATCCGACGGGTCCTGCCTGCGCTGGTCAACCAGTTCATCTCCCTGCTGAAGGCCTCCTCGCTGGTGTACTTCCTGGGTCTGGTCGCCAACCAGCGCGAACTGTTCCAGGTGGGCCGAGACCTCAACGCGCAGACCGGAAATCTCTCACCGCTGGTGGCCGCCGGGCTGTTCTATCTCGCTCTGACGATCCCGTTGACCCACCTGGTCAACGTGATCGACGCCCGGTTACGCACCGGTAAGCAGCCCGCCCCCGTCCAGCAGGAGATGATCTGA
- a CDS encoding SDR family oxidoreductase, translating into MPTALITGAGGGIGSAIADALAPTHTLLLAGRPSARLDAVAERLGAPTWPLDLTDPESIESAAEVLAELDVLVHNAGVLYPGPVAESTADQWRASFEVNVTGAVALTLALLPALRAADGHVVFINSGAGQKVSANMASYSASKFALRAFADSLRTDEPTLRVTSVFPGRTDSEMQRDLVAYEGKTYDPDRFLRPATVGLLVAQAVNAPRDGHIHELTVRPNP; encoded by the coding sequence GTGCCCACAGCTCTGATCACCGGCGCCGGCGGCGGGATCGGATCGGCCATCGCCGATGCCCTCGCCCCGACGCACACTCTGCTGCTCGCGGGGCGACCGTCGGCGCGGCTCGACGCCGTCGCCGAACGGCTCGGGGCCCCCACCTGGCCGTTGGATCTGACCGATCCCGAGTCCATAGAATCCGCCGCCGAGGTGCTCGCCGAACTCGACGTGCTGGTGCACAACGCCGGCGTGCTCTACCCGGGGCCCGTCGCCGAGTCCACCGCCGACCAGTGGCGGGCGAGCTTCGAGGTCAATGTCACCGGTGCGGTGGCGTTGACGCTGGCCCTGCTTCCGGCGTTGCGCGCCGCGGACGGGCACGTGGTGTTCATCAACTCCGGTGCCGGCCAGAAGGTCTCGGCCAACATGGCATCGTATTCGGCGAGCAAGTTCGCGCTCCGCGCGTTCGCCGACTCGTTGCGGACCGACGAACCGACCCTGCGGGTCACCTCGGTCTTCCCCGGGCGCACCGATTCGGAGATGCAGCGCGACCTGGTGGCCTACGAGGGCAAGACCTACGACCCGGACCGCTTCCTGCGTCCCGCCACGGTGGGACTGCTGGTCGCCCAGGCGGTCAACGCGCCGAGGGACGGTCACATCCACGAGCTCACGGTCCGCCCGAACCCGTGA
- the ggh gene encoding glucosylglycerate hydrolase, with amino-acid sequence MPPDPSFAPTQLAARAAYLLRGNDLGVMTTAAPLLYPHMWSWDAAFVAIGLAPLSVERAVVELDTLLSAQWGNGMIPHIVFANGVDGYFPGPARWATSALAVHAPRTRHTSGITQPPVHAIAVQRILDRAKARGRSTRAVAESFLDRRWSDLVRWHRWLAEARDPDQRGRITLYHGWESGMDNSPRWDSSYANVIPGDVPEYQREDNKINTDATQRPSDSEYDRYLWLLEEMKSVRYDDELLAKKMSFAVEDVFVSAIFSVACRVLAEIGEDHRRSPADIRDLYFWADRFRAGVVETTDVRTGAARDFDVRAGSWVATETIAQFAPLLCGGLPHDKERALLRLLDGPRFSSHPDLRYSLIPSTSPVSRDFRAREYWRGPVWPVTTWLFSWCFARRGWAERALTLRQEGLRQASDGTFAEYYEPFTGEPLGSMQQSWTAAAVLDWLG; translated from the coding sequence ATGCCACCGGACCCAAGCTTCGCCCCCACCCAGCTCGCGGCGCGAGCGGCCTATCTGCTGCGCGGAAACGACCTGGGTGTGATGACCACTGCCGCCCCGCTGCTCTACCCGCACATGTGGAGCTGGGATGCGGCATTCGTAGCCATCGGACTGGCCCCGCTGAGCGTCGAGCGCGCCGTCGTCGAGCTCGACACCCTGCTCTCGGCTCAATGGGGTAACGGGATGATCCCGCACATCGTGTTCGCCAACGGTGTCGACGGATACTTTCCCGGTCCGGCGCGCTGGGCGACCTCGGCGCTGGCCGTCCATGCCCCGCGCACCCGGCACACCTCAGGGATCACCCAGCCGCCGGTGCACGCCATCGCGGTGCAGCGCATCCTGGACCGCGCCAAGGCGCGCGGCCGCTCGACCCGGGCGGTGGCCGAGTCGTTCCTGGACCGGCGATGGAGTGATCTGGTGCGGTGGCACCGGTGGCTGGCCGAGGCGCGCGACCCGGACCAGCGCGGCCGGATCACGCTGTATCACGGGTGGGAGTCCGGAATGGACAACTCACCGCGTTGGGACAGTTCGTATGCCAACGTGATTCCCGGGGACGTGCCGGAGTATCAGCGCGAGGACAACAAGATCAACACCGATGCCACCCAGCGTCCGTCCGACAGCGAGTACGACCGCTACCTGTGGCTGCTGGAGGAGATGAAGTCCGTCCGCTACGACGACGAGCTGTTGGCCAAGAAAATGAGCTTCGCCGTCGAGGACGTGTTCGTCTCGGCGATCTTCTCGGTGGCCTGCCGGGTGCTTGCCGAGATCGGCGAGGACCATCGGAGGTCCCCGGCAGACATCCGTGACCTCTATTTCTGGGCCGACCGCTTCCGCGCCGGTGTCGTCGAAACCACCGACGTACGGACCGGTGCGGCAAGGGATTTCGATGTGCGCGCCGGATCATGGGTGGCGACCGAGACCATCGCCCAGTTCGCTCCGCTGCTGTGCGGTGGACTTCCACACGACAAGGAGCGTGCGCTGCTGCGTCTGTTGGACGGCCCGCGCTTCAGCAGCCACCCGGATCTGCGGTACTCGCTGATCCCCTCCACGTCACCGGTTTCCCGAGACTTCCGGGCCCGCGAATACTGGCGCGGCCCGGTCTGGCCGGTGACGACGTGGTTGTTCTCCTGGTGCTTCGCCCGCCGCGGCTGGGCCGAGCGTGCGCTGACCCTGCGCCAGGAGGGACTGCGCCAGGCCAGCGACGGCACCTTCGCCGAGTATTACGAGCCGTTCACCGGTGAGCCGCTGGGCAGCATGCAGCAGTCCTGGACCGCGGCCGCGGTGCTGGACTGGCTGGGCTGA
- a CDS encoding LLM class F420-dependent oxidoreductase — protein MISTERTSNERPVRIAVQLQPQHSPGYGPIRDAVRRAEDMGVDIAFNWDHFFPLYGDPDGAHYECWTMLAAWAEQTSRIEIGALVTCNSYRNPELLADMARTVDNISDGRLILGIGSGWKQKDYDEYGYEFGTAGSRLDDLAADLPRIRSRLAKLNPAPLREIPILIGGQGKRKTLRLVAEHAHIWHGFTDAGTYPGLAEVLDSHCADVGRDPGAIERSSGVPEKSVEAALAGAEALVGLGVTLLTIGVNGPDYDLSLAEALVQWRDQRAQG, from the coding sequence ATGATTTCTACCGAGCGGACGTCCAACGAGCGCCCCGTGCGCATCGCCGTGCAGCTACAGCCCCAGCACTCGCCCGGCTACGGCCCTATCCGCGACGCCGTGCGGCGGGCCGAGGACATGGGCGTCGACATCGCCTTCAACTGGGATCACTTCTTCCCGCTGTACGGCGATCCCGACGGAGCGCATTACGAATGCTGGACGATGCTGGCCGCCTGGGCCGAACAGACCTCCCGCATCGAGATCGGCGCGCTGGTCACCTGCAATTCCTATCGCAACCCCGAGCTGCTCGCCGATATGGCGCGCACCGTCGACAACATCTCCGACGGCAGGTTGATCCTGGGCATCGGATCCGGTTGGAAGCAGAAGGATTACGACGAGTACGGCTACGAGTTCGGCACCGCGGGCAGCCGGCTTGACGACCTGGCCGCCGACCTGCCCCGGATCCGTTCTCGGCTGGCCAAGCTGAACCCCGCACCGCTGCGCGAGATCCCGATCCTGATCGGCGGTCAGGGCAAGCGTAAGACGCTGCGTCTGGTCGCCGAGCACGCCCACATCTGGCACGGCTTCACCGATGCCGGCACCTACCCCGGGCTGGCCGAGGTCCTCGACTCCCACTGCGCCGACGTGGGCCGCGATCCCGGTGCCATCGAGCGGTCCTCCGGGGTCCCGGAGAAGAGCGTCGAGGCGGCGCTGGCCGGCGCCGAAGCCCTCGTCGGGCTCGGCGTCACCCTGCTGACCATCGGCGTCAACGGACCCGATTACGACCTGAGCCTCGCCGAAGCGCTGGTGCAGTGGCGAGATCAGCGCGCGCAGGGCTGA
- a CDS encoding amino acid ABC transporter ATP-binding protein: protein MASPQLQAVSLAANDIHLSFGPNQVLRGIDLAVPAGTTTAVIGPSGSGKSTLLRTLNRLYEPDRGDILLDGRSVLADNPDKLRQRIGMVFQQFNLFPHRTVVENVAMAPRRLKGISAEEARELALTQLDRVGLRHKADARPSTLSGGQQQRVAIARALAMSPQVMFFDEATSALDPELVKGILELIADLGSTGMTMVVVTHEMGFARSAADAVVFMDEGKVVESGPPEQIFESAETERLRRFLDQVL, encoded by the coding sequence ATGGCAAGCCCGCAGCTGCAGGCAGTATCGCTGGCCGCCAACGATATTCACCTGTCCTTCGGACCAAACCAGGTGCTGCGCGGGATCGACCTTGCGGTGCCGGCGGGGACCACCACCGCGGTCATCGGCCCCTCCGGATCGGGAAAGTCGACGTTGCTGCGCACCCTGAACCGGCTCTACGAGCCGGACCGCGGCGACATCCTGCTCGACGGCAGATCGGTGCTCGCCGACAATCCCGACAAGCTCCGCCAGCGCATCGGCATGGTCTTCCAACAGTTCAATCTGTTCCCCCACCGCACCGTGGTCGAGAACGTCGCGATGGCACCTCGTCGGCTCAAGGGGATCTCCGCCGAGGAGGCCCGCGAGCTCGCACTGACCCAGCTGGATCGGGTCGGGTTGCGGCACAAGGCCGATGCCCGTCCGTCGACGCTGTCCGGTGGCCAGCAACAGCGGGTCGCCATCGCCCGCGCACTGGCGATGTCACCCCAGGTGATGTTCTTCGACGAGGCGACCTCGGCGCTGGATCCCGAGCTGGTGAAGGGAATCCTGGAGCTGATCGCCGATCTGGGTTCCACCGGCATGACCATGGTCGTGGTCACCCACGAGATGGGTTTTGCCCGATCGGCGGCCGACGCCGTGGTGTTCATGGACGAAGGCAAGGTCGTCGAGTCCGGCCCGCCCGAGCAGATCTTCGAAAGCGCCGAAACCGAGCGGTTGCGCCGGTTCCTGGACCAGGTGTTGTGA
- a CDS encoding alpha/beta fold hydrolase, whose protein sequence is MAFTDDDLLELDEFALLPENAEQAGVSGPLPSAGRLDLGEISAIKWGHESPQVVFLHGGGQNAHTWDTVILGLGLPALAIDLPGHGRSAWRTDGDYGPKINADIIAPVLREHAPDARLVVGMSLGGLTALRIAATEPGLVKELVLVDVTPSAPERHEQMSKAQLGAVALVQGERTFPSFQAMLDVTVAAAPHRDRTSLRRGVFHNAKRLEDGTWTWRYDTMRRPAGDDSAGMPASFQGLWDDVASITMPTTLVRGANSHFVNDEDAEAFAANAPGFLQTHIVADAGHSVQGDQPVKLIEILRGVLAR, encoded by the coding sequence ATGGCCTTCACCGACGACGACCTGCTCGAGCTCGACGAGTTCGCCCTGCTGCCCGAGAACGCCGAACAGGCCGGGGTGTCCGGTCCGCTGCCCAGCGCAGGCCGGCTGGACCTCGGCGAGATCAGCGCCATCAAGTGGGGGCACGAGAGCCCGCAGGTGGTCTTCCTGCACGGGGGCGGCCAGAACGCCCACACCTGGGACACCGTCATCCTCGGACTCGGGCTGCCCGCCCTGGCCATCGACCTGCCCGGGCACGGGCGCTCGGCCTGGCGCACCGACGGTGACTACGGGCCCAAGATCAACGCCGACATCATCGCGCCGGTGCTGCGCGAGCACGCGCCCGACGCGCGATTGGTGGTCGGTATGTCACTCGGCGGTCTGACCGCGCTGCGCATCGCGGCCACCGAGCCGGGGTTGGTCAAGGAACTGGTCCTCGTCGATGTCACGCCCTCGGCCCCCGAGCGCCACGAGCAGATGTCCAAGGCGCAGCTCGGCGCGGTGGCACTGGTACAGGGTGAGCGCACCTTCCCGTCTTTTCAGGCGATGCTCGACGTCACCGTCGCCGCGGCCCCGCATCGCGACCGTACATCGTTGCGCCGCGGCGTCTTTCACAACGCCAAGCGTCTCGAGGACGGCACCTGGACGTGGCGCTACGACACGATGCGCAGGCCCGCCGGGGACGACAGTGCCGGTATGCCGGCCTCCTTCCAGGGTCTCTGGGACGACGTCGCATCGATCACCATGCCGACCACCCTGGTGCGCGGAGCCAACTCCCATTTCGTCAATGACGAGGACGCCGAGGCGTTCGCCGCCAACGCCCCCGGCTTCTTGCAGACCCACATCGTCGCCGACGCCGGGCACTCCGTACAGGGCGACCAGCCGGTCAAGCTGATCGAGATCCTGCGCGGTGTGCTGGCGCGGTGA
- a CDS encoding PhoX family protein, with amino-acid sequence MALIPLNLFVAHDGRSSRQHVTCRYRCGDACSKPVPNTSDNEYFGEVLAAVSRRSALKTAGMAVLAVGAGSALAACSSSGSDTAATSSSAAPAEPPTPAGMNFTAVAPNSEDAVVIPDGYRQSVVISWGDPVLPGAPVFDVTRQSAAAQRQQFGFNNDFAGLLPIEGSNDRFLLVTNHEYTTEQFMHPGYDADNPTREQFEIGIAAHGLSVVEVQRTADGLRPVLGRYNRRITADTPFTIVGPAAGTDLLKTAADTSGREVLGTVNNCSGGVTPWGTVLSGEENFNSYFGAPAGAPAPTGTAADRLKRYGVESEPTERKWENFDPRFDITKTPNELHRFGYVVELNPWDPASAPIKHTALGRFKHEAATIHVADDGTVVAYTGDDERFDYMYKFVSAKKIQPGDMAHNMTILDEGTLYVAKLSSDIPADQIDGSGALPAAGKFAGTGSWIPLLRSGPGGTAQSLVDGMSAEEVAVFTRFAGDKAGATKMDRPEDFEANPKSGKVYVALTNNSNRGADGKAGPDAANPRNDNKNGQVLEITDNHTGTDFAWELLLVCGDPEAADSYFGGFDKTKVSPISCPDNLAFDSHGNLWVSTDGNALDSNDGLFAVSLEGPSRGLTKQFLTVPLGAETCGPVITDDLVTVCVQHPGENDDNSIDDPLSRWPEGGNGTAKPSVVAVWRDGGSIGV; translated from the coding sequence ATGGCGCTCATCCCGCTGAACCTCTTTGTTGCACACGACGGTCGGTCGTCGCGCCAACATGTCACCTGCCGCTACCGCTGCGGCGATGCCTGCTCCAAGCCGGTGCCGAACACCAGCGACAACGAGTACTTCGGCGAGGTGCTGGCCGCGGTATCGCGCCGATCGGCGCTCAAAACCGCCGGTATGGCGGTCCTGGCGGTCGGCGCCGGCTCGGCACTGGCCGCCTGCTCGAGCAGCGGATCCGACACCGCGGCGACATCGTCATCGGCCGCTCCCGCGGAGCCGCCGACACCAGCCGGGATGAACTTCACCGCGGTGGCCCCCAACAGCGAGGACGCCGTGGTGATCCCCGACGGTTACCGACAGTCGGTCGTGATCAGCTGGGGTGATCCGGTGCTGCCCGGCGCGCCCGTCTTCGACGTGACCCGGCAGAGCGCGGCGGCGCAGCGTCAGCAATTCGGATTCAACAACGACTTCGCCGGCCTACTGCCCATCGAGGGAAGCAACGACCGATTCCTGCTGGTGACCAACCACGAGTACACCACCGAGCAGTTCATGCACCCCGGCTATGACGCCGACAACCCGACCCGTGAGCAGTTCGAGATCGGCATTGCCGCGCATGGCCTTTCGGTTGTCGAGGTGCAGCGCACCGCCGACGGTCTGCGTCCGGTACTCGGCCGCTACAACCGCCGGATCACGGCCGACACCCCGTTCACCATTGTCGGGCCCGCCGCAGGCACCGACCTGCTCAAGACCGCCGCCGACACCAGCGGCCGCGAGGTGCTGGGCACCGTCAACAACTGCTCGGGCGGTGTGACGCCCTGGGGCACCGTGCTTTCCGGCGAGGAGAACTTCAACTCCTACTTCGGCGCGCCCGCCGGGGCGCCGGCGCCGACCGGCACGGCCGCCGATCGGCTGAAGCGCTACGGCGTCGAATCCGAACCGACCGAACGCAAGTGGGAGAACTTCGACCCGCGCTTCGACATCACCAAGACTCCCAACGAATTGCACCGGTTCGGCTACGTCGTCGAACTCAACCCGTGGGATCCGGCGTCGGCACCGATCAAGCACACCGCGCTGGGTCGCTTCAAGCACGAGGCCGCCACCATCCACGTCGCCGATGACGGCACCGTCGTCGCGTACACCGGCGACGACGAGCGCTTCGATTACATGTACAAGTTTGTCTCCGCCAAGAAGATTCAGCCCGGCGACATGGCGCACAACATGACCATCCTGGACGAGGGCACGCTCTACGTGGCGAAGCTGTCCAGCGACATCCCGGCCGACCAGATCGACGGCTCCGGCGCCCTGCCGGCAGCCGGGAAGTTTGCAGGCACCGGGTCCTGGATTCCGCTGTTGCGGTCCGGGCCCGGGGGGACTGCCCAATCTTTGGTCGACGGCATGTCCGCCGAGGAGGTCGCCGTCTTCACCCGCTTCGCCGGAGACAAGGCCGGGGCCACCAAGATGGACCGGCCCGAAGACTTCGAGGCCAACCCCAAGAGCGGCAAGGTCTACGTCGCACTGACCAACAACAGCAACCGGGGCGCCGACGGCAAGGCGGGGCCGGACGCGGCCAACCCGCGCAATGACAACAAGAACGGCCAGGTCCTGGAGATCACCGACAACCACACCGGGACCGATTTCGCCTGGGAGCTGTTGTTGGTCTGCGGTGACCCGGAGGCGGCCGACAGCTACTTCGGCGGTTTCGACAAGACCAAGGTCAGCCCGATCTCATGCCCGGACAACCTGGCCTTCGACAGCCACGGCAACCTCTGGGTGTCCACCGACGGCAACGCACTGGACTCCAATGACGGACTGTTCGCGGTCTCCTTGGAGGGGCCGAGCCGCGGACTGACCAAGCAGTTCCTGACCGTGCCACTGGGAGCCGAGACCTGCGGGCCGGTCATCACCGACGACCTGGTCACCGTGTGTGTGCAGCACCCGGGCGAGAACGACGACAACAGCATCGACGACCCGCTGTCGCGGTGGCCCGAGGGCGGCAACGGCACCGCCAAGCCCTCGGTGGTGGCGGTCTGGCGCGACGGCGGCAGTATCGGCGTGTAA
- a CDS encoding MarR family winged helix-turn-helix transcriptional regulator: MVETEPQTEELAGELQRVLSKLFSVLRRGDNRGAGNSPGADLTLAQLSILLTLLDCGPIRMTELAAHERVRTPTTTVAIRRLEKLGLVKRSRDPSDLRAVLVEVTPRGLVQHREALEARRAFLGGLLEGLSAEDKATLTAALGSLDRLADQSSS; the protein is encoded by the coding sequence ATGGTCGAGACCGAACCGCAGACCGAGGAACTGGCCGGGGAGCTCCAGCGTGTGCTTTCCAAGCTGTTCTCCGTGCTGCGCCGTGGCGACAATCGCGGTGCGGGGAACTCCCCCGGCGCCGACCTGACCCTCGCCCAGCTCTCGATCCTGTTGACGCTGCTGGATTGTGGTCCGATCCGGATGACGGAACTGGCCGCCCACGAACGGGTTCGTACGCCCACCACCACCGTGGCCATCCGGCGGCTGGAGAAGCTCGGTCTGGTCAAGCGTTCGCGTGACCCGTCGGATCTGCGGGCCGTGCTCGTCGAGGTGACCCCGCGCGGGCTGGTGCAGCACCGCGAGGCGCTCGAGGCGCGGCGCGCGTTTCTCGGCGGCCTGCTCGAAGGGCTCAGTGCCGAAGACAAGGCAACGCTGACAGCGGCGTTGGGCTCACTCGACCGCCTGGCCGACCAGTCCTCGAGCTGA
- the fdhA gene encoding formaldehyde dehydrogenase, glutathione-independent — MSDNRIVVYKGPGQVAVETLPYPKLEVPAEVASAMGMSRKADHAVILKCVSTNICGSDQHMVRGRTTAPVGQTLGHEITGEIVEKGSDVQFLDVGDICSVPFNIACGRCRNCREGQTGICLNVNPARAGSAYGYVDMGGWLGGQADYVMVPFADFNLLKFPDRDAALAKIRDLTMLSDIFPTGYHGAKTAGVTTGSTVYVAGAGPVGLAAAYSAHLLGAAVVIVGDLNADRLAQARSFGCETVDISADATLEEQIAEILHTDEVDCAVDAVGFEASGHGHDAGEQPAAVLNSIMNVTRAGGALGIPGLYVTGDPGGTDDDAKHGTLKVRLGLGWAKSHSFYTGQCPVLKYNRGLMMSILHDKAHIADAVNATVIGLEDAPDGYAAFDSGVAQKFVLDPHGMVPA; from the coding sequence ATGTCGGATAATCGGATCGTCGTCTACAAGGGTCCCGGCCAGGTGGCCGTGGAGACGCTGCCCTATCCCAAGCTCGAGGTGCCCGCCGAGGTCGCGAGCGCGATGGGAATGAGCCGCAAGGCCGACCACGCGGTCATCCTCAAGTGTGTGTCGACCAACATCTGCGGTTCCGATCAGCACATGGTCCGCGGCCGGACCACCGCGCCCGTCGGCCAGACACTCGGCCACGAGATCACCGGCGAGATCGTCGAAAAAGGTTCCGACGTACAGTTTCTCGACGTCGGGGACATCTGCTCGGTGCCGTTCAACATCGCCTGCGGCCGCTGCCGGAACTGCCGCGAGGGGCAGACCGGCATCTGTTTGAACGTCAACCCGGCCCGGGCTGGCTCGGCCTACGGTTATGTCGACATGGGCGGCTGGCTCGGCGGCCAGGCCGATTACGTGATGGTGCCCTTCGCCGACTTCAACCTGCTGAAGTTCCCGGATCGGGACGCCGCACTTGCCAAGATCCGTGACCTCACCATGCTCTCGGACATCTTCCCGACCGGCTATCACGGGGCCAAGACCGCCGGTGTCACCACCGGGTCGACGGTCTACGTCGCCGGCGCGGGCCCGGTCGGGCTGGCCGCCGCGTACTCGGCGCACCTGCTGGGGGCGGCGGTGGTGATCGTCGGTGACCTCAATGCGGACCGACTGGCGCAGGCCCGGTCGTTCGGGTGCGAGACCGTCGACATCAGTGCCGACGCGACCCTCGAGGAGCAGATCGCCGAGATCTTGCACACCGATGAGGTGGACTGCGCGGTGGATGCGGTGGGCTTCGAGGCCAGCGGTCACGGGCATGATGCCGGTGAGCAGCCCGCCGCGGTGCTGAACTCGATCATGAACGTGACCAGAGCCGGCGGAGCGCTGGGCATTCCCGGTCTGTATGTCACCGGCGACCCCGGCGGCACCGATGACGACGCCAAGCACGGCACGCTGAAGGTCCGGCTGGGCCTCGGCTGGGCCAAGAGCCACAGCTTCTACACCGGACAGTGCCCGGTGCTCAAGTACAACCGCGGCCTGATGATGAGCATCCTCCACGACAAGGCGCATATCGCCGATGCGGTGAACGCGACGGTGATCGGCCTGGAGGACGCGCCCGACGGGTATGCCGCGTTCGACTCGGGGGTGGCGCAGAAGTTCGTGCTCGATCCGCACGGGATGGTGCCTGCCTAG